The Pyrococcus kukulkanii genome contains a region encoding:
- a CDS encoding family 4B encapsulin nanocompartment shell protein, protein MGKGSSDITTQLIDLITTAINELREEGLEPDIMLVGPDFQKHLTEDLSRLVNLRIYVIEELGADAVIADSKYMGQLKKASKRISIEPLLEEEEWEEIIKQLPEISEE, encoded by the coding sequence ATGGGAAAAGGAAGTTCAGATATAACAACACAACTGATAGACCTAATAACTACGGCAATTAATGAACTAAGGGAGGAAGGGCTAGAACCTGATATAATGCTCGTAGGCCCAGACTTTCAAAAGCACCTAACTGAAGACTTGTCAAGACTCGTTAACCTAAGGATTTATGTAATCGAGGAGCTTGGGGCAGATGCCGTAATTGCAGATTCAAAGTACATGGGGCAACTGAAAAAGGCTTCAAAAAGGATCTCAATAGAACCCCTCTTAGAAGAGGAGGAATGGGAAGAGATAATAAAACAGCTTCCAGAGATAAGTGAGGAATAA
- a CDS encoding tRNA (guanine(10)-N(2))-dimethyltransferase, with the protein MELFEVIEGKAKILVPKAESIYDSPVFYNPRMALNRDVVVLLLKVLKPKIVLDALSATGIRGIRFALETPAEEIWLNDISMEAYELMKRNVTLNFPGELKEGENRAFLEGEKRIVINNNDANRLMAEKHRYFHFIDLDPFGSPMEFLDTALRSVKRKGILGVTATDGAPLCGAHPKACLRKYLAVPLRGELCHEVGTRILVGVIARYAAKYDLGIEVLLAYYKDHYFRAFVRLRDGAKKGDESLENLGYIYFDEKTGKFEIERGFLPTRPNAYGPVWLGPLKNEDVVEEMFKLVKSGVELAKPREALKLLHMLHEELDVPLFYDTHAIGKRIKIETKKLGEIIKALQEKGYKATRTHFSPTGIKTDAPYEVFVDVMRKL; encoded by the coding sequence ATGGAGCTTTTTGAAGTCATTGAAGGAAAAGCTAAGATTTTAGTTCCGAAAGCCGAGAGTATTTACGATTCTCCAGTCTTTTACAACCCTAGAATGGCTCTGAATAGGGACGTTGTAGTTCTTCTCTTGAAGGTGCTAAAACCCAAAATAGTTCTTGATGCACTTTCGGCTACGGGTATAAGAGGAATAAGGTTTGCCTTAGAAACTCCCGCTGAGGAAATCTGGTTAAATGACATAAGTATGGAGGCTTACGAATTAATGAAAAGGAATGTAACTTTAAATTTCCCTGGGGAACTTAAGGAGGGAGAGAATAGGGCATTTCTTGAGGGTGAGAAAAGGATAGTAATAAACAATAATGATGCCAATAGGTTAATGGCTGAAAAACATAGATATTTCCACTTTATAGATCTTGATCCATTTGGTTCCCCAATGGAGTTTCTTGACACCGCGTTAAGGAGCGTAAAGAGAAAGGGCATTCTTGGGGTTACGGCAACCGACGGTGCTCCCTTATGTGGGGCTCACCCTAAGGCTTGCTTGAGGAAGTACCTTGCTGTTCCTTTGAGGGGTGAATTGTGCCATGAGGTTGGCACTAGAATTCTAGTTGGGGTAATAGCTCGCTATGCTGCAAAGTACGACTTGGGGATAGAGGTTCTTTTAGCGTACTACAAAGATCACTACTTTAGGGCATTTGTGAGGCTTAGGGACGGTGCAAAAAAAGGAGATGAAAGCTTGGAGAACCTTGGATATATATATTTTGACGAAAAAACTGGAAAATTCGAAATAGAAAGAGGATTCTTACCAACAAGACCAAACGCTTACGGGCCAGTTTGGCTCGGTCCTCTGAAAAATGAAGATGTCGTCGAGGAAATGTTTAAGCTCGTTAAATCTGGTGTTGAGTTGGCTAAGCCTAGAGAAGCTTTAAAATTATTGCATATGCTTCATGAGGAACTTGATGTCCCCCTATTTTACGATACCCATGCAATTGGAAAGAGAATAAAGATAGAGACGAAGAAACTTGGGGAGATAATAAAGGCACTACAGGAAAAGGGATATAAGGCAACTAGAACCCATTTCTCGCCAACTGGAATTAAAACCGATGCTCCATATGAAGTCTTCGTTGATGTCATGAGAAAACTTTAA
- a CDS encoding phosphorylating glyceraldehyde-3-phosphate dehydrogenase: MKVKVGINGYGTIGKRVAYAVMKQDDMELIGVTKTKPDFEAYRAKELGIPVYAASEEFLPRFEKAGFEVEGTLNDLLEKVDVIVDATPGGMGAKNKPLYEKAGVKAVFQGGEKADVAEVSFVAQANYEEALGKDYVRVVSCNTTGLVRTLSAIQEYIDYVYAVMIRRAADPNDIKRGPINAIKPTVTVPSHHGPDVQTVIPINIETSAFVVPTTIMHVHSIMVELKKPLKPEDVINIFESTTRVLLFEKEKGFESTAQIIEFARDLHREWNNLYEIAVWKESISVKGNRLFYIQAVHQESDVIPENIDAIRAMFELAEKWESIRKTNKSLGILK; the protein is encoded by the coding sequence ATGAAGGTTAAGGTTGGAATCAACGGTTACGGAACTATAGGAAAGAGAGTTGCCTATGCCGTTATGAAGCAAGACGACATGGAACTCATTGGAGTCACAAAGACAAAACCAGACTTCGAAGCTTATAGGGCTAAGGAACTTGGGATTCCCGTATATGCAGCAAGCGAGGAGTTCTTACCAAGGTTTGAAAAGGCAGGATTCGAAGTTGAGGGAACTCTTAATGATCTCCTGGAAAAAGTAGACGTCATAGTAGATGCAACCCCAGGAGGAATGGGAGCAAAGAACAAGCCCTTGTACGAGAAGGCGGGAGTCAAGGCAGTATTCCAAGGAGGAGAAAAGGCTGATGTTGCGGAGGTTTCATTCGTAGCCCAAGCAAATTATGAGGAGGCCCTTGGAAAGGATTACGTTAGGGTCGTCTCATGCAACACAACTGGCCTTGTTAGGACATTAAGTGCAATTCAGGAGTACATAGACTACGTATATGCCGTGATGATCAGGAGAGCAGCAGACCCTAATGACATAAAAAGAGGGCCAATAAACGCCATAAAGCCCACCGTAACGGTTCCATCTCACCACGGGCCCGATGTCCAAACTGTGATCCCAATAAATATAGAGACCTCAGCCTTTGTCGTTCCAACGACTATAATGCACGTTCACTCAATAATGGTAGAATTGAAGAAGCCCCTCAAGCCAGAAGATGTCATTAACATATTCGAGAGTACCACAAGGGTCCTGTTATTCGAGAAGGAAAAGGGCTTCGAAAGTACAGCCCAGATAATAGAATTCGCAAGGGACTTACACAGGGAGTGGAACAACCTGTACGAGATAGCTGTGTGGAAGGAGAGCATAAGTGTCAAAGGCAATAGATTATTCTACATCCAAGCAGTTCACCAAGAGAGTGATGTGATTCCAGAGAACATCGATGCCATAAGGGCCATGTTTGAATTAGCCGAGAAGTGGGAGAGCATAAGAAAGACCAACAAAAGCTTGGGAATACTAAAGTAA
- a CDS encoding ECF transporter S component, translated as MNEETLQAYVPYFKAIVALVAIGYFGYIFINRKKFKVANVAALSAVMAGLVTVMTMIVRVPIPASQGYLNFGDIMIMLTAVLFGPLIGGFAGGVGSALADLLGYPSWALFTLIIKGSEGIVVGYLAKGDASYARILVATTLGGAVMVIGYVSVAYLLYGPAGAVAEFYNDIVQAVSGIIIGGGLGYVLKKRLGNMI; from the coding sequence ATGAACGAGGAGACACTTCAGGCTTACGTTCCATACTTTAAGGCTATTGTTGCCTTGGTTGCAATAGGCTACTTTGGATATATATTTATAAACCGGAAAAAGTTTAAAGTTGCGAATGTAGCAGCGTTATCAGCTGTAATGGCGGGCTTAGTAACCGTAATGACGATGATAGTTAGGGTTCCAATACCTGCATCCCAGGGTTACCTTAACTTTGGAGATATCATGATAATGCTCACGGCAGTTCTGTTTGGTCCATTGATTGGAGGATTTGCTGGAGGCGTTGGTTCAGCACTCGCGGATCTCCTAGGTTACCCATCCTGGGCCCTCTTCACGCTTATAATCAAGGGTTCTGAGGGGATCGTTGTAGGGTATCTAGCTAAGGGGGATGCAAGCTACGCCAGAATCTTAGTTGCTACTACCCTTGGTGGGGCTGTAATGGTGATAGGTTATGTGAGTGTTGCTTACCTGCTCTATGGTCCTGCGGGTGCAGTTGCGGAGTTTTACAACGATATAGTACAAGCCGTTTCAGGAATAATAATAGGTGGTGGACTTGGCTATGTGTTAAAGAAAAGGCTTGGGAATATGATCTGA
- the otg gene encoding methylated-DNA--protein-cysteine methyltransferase, whose translation MLSVRKFKIKDKGITIAVIWDKKIDGIAYSLDGNIESSIERLSKFLVKRGVKVNLTLTDSKYPDIVYEVLVGKTSNAQGFAQLSLRGLTNFEKKVYEWLVKNVKRGQVITYGELAKALGTSPRAIGGAMKRNPYPIIVPCHRVIGKVNQWLYTPKPEYKRFLLEVEGWIS comes from the coding sequence ATGCTAAGCGTTAGAAAATTTAAAATCAAGGACAAAGGAATAACGATCGCAGTAATCTGGGATAAAAAGATAGACGGGATAGCGTACTCCCTAGATGGGAACATAGAGTCTAGCATAGAGAGACTGTCCAAGTTTCTTGTCAAAAGGGGAGTAAAAGTCAACTTAACGTTAACCGATTCAAAATATCCAGATATCGTGTATGAAGTATTAGTAGGAAAAACTAGCAATGCTCAAGGGTTTGCACAACTTTCGCTTAGAGGTTTAACGAATTTCGAGAAAAAAGTGTACGAGTGGTTAGTGAAAAACGTTAAAAGGGGACAAGTTATAACGTATGGCGAACTCGCCAAAGCACTGGGAACGTCCCCTCGAGCCATAGGAGGAGCAATGAAGAGGAACCCCTACCCGATAATAGTTCCCTGTCATCGAGTCATAGGGAAAGTGAATCAATGGCTTTACACTCCAAAGCCTGAATACAAGAGATTCCTATTGGAGGTGGAAGGATGGATAAGTTAA
- a CDS encoding tetratricopeptide repeat protein translates to MDKLKLYIGLFIAIVLGIAGFIIWKWGFWMLIRIILSLGFLGLTLMLGFFLALTIYAESWKYALMLLPFTALSAYGTYLSITWQKLKIVGGIIAFFIVAVAFGIWYISEPDLSLADRFRSAEKLEKMGRYKQAARKYEKAGNYKKAAEMYLKLGWLESAAWAYEKAGEYAKAAELYEQLYEKEKDTYYLKEAHEYWKKAGDMERAAKALERYAEEEPWFWEDVAKLYEELGNEEKARKAWQKALEYYKKEAEEEGVFWEDVGNIARKLGMEDLAREAYQKFLEYCLKEAEEDPMWWKHVAEAYEYLGDKEKAEEARKKYEEYRQKIMKANEETSKFPK, encoded by the coding sequence ATGGATAAGTTAAAGCTGTATATAGGATTGTTCATAGCAATTGTTCTTGGTATCGCGGGATTTATAATCTGGAAGTGGGGCTTTTGGATGTTAATAAGGATAATTTTAAGCCTTGGATTTCTAGGATTAACATTAATGCTCGGATTTTTCCTAGCATTGACAATTTACGCTGAAAGCTGGAAATATGCACTAATGCTCCTGCCCTTTACAGCGCTATCAGCATACGGAACTTATCTCTCAATTACATGGCAAAAGCTCAAGATAGTTGGCGGAATTATAGCGTTCTTCATAGTTGCAGTAGCATTTGGGATATGGTACATTAGCGAGCCAGACCTGAGCTTGGCCGATAGGTTCAGAAGTGCAGAAAAATTAGAGAAGATGGGAAGGTACAAGCAGGCAGCGAGAAAGTACGAGAAAGCCGGAAACTACAAGAAGGCCGCGGAAATGTACCTTAAGCTAGGCTGGCTCGAGAGCGCAGCATGGGCTTATGAGAAAGCTGGAGAATATGCAAAGGCTGCCGAGCTCTACGAACAATTGTATGAGAAGGAAAAGGATACTTATTACTTAAAGGAGGCCCATGAATACTGGAAGAAGGCAGGAGACATGGAGAGAGCCGCAAAAGCCCTAGAGAGATACGCAGAAGAGGAACCATGGTTCTGGGAGGATGTCGCAAAGCTGTACGAGGAGTTAGGTAATGAAGAAAAAGCAAGGAAAGCATGGCAGAAGGCCCTAGAGTACTACAAGAAAGAAGCTGAGGAAGAAGGAGTGTTCTGGGAGGATGTAGGAAATATAGCGAGAAAGCTCGGCATGGAAGATCTCGCCAGAGAAGCTTACCAGAAGTTCTTGGAGTACTGCCTTAAGGAGGCTGAAGAAGATCCAATGTGGTGGAAACACGTTGCTGAAGCTTATGAATACTTAGGGGACAAAGAGAAAGCCGAAGAGGCAAGGAAGAAATACGAGGAATACAGGCAAAAGATTATGAAAGCCAATGAAGAGACTTCAAAATTTCCGAAGTGA
- a CDS encoding thiamine-phosphate kinase, giving the protein MKESEIIRVFMSEIKDKILGDDAGYIKFNEDWILITTDMLVWRTDIPDFMKPEDAGRKVVTMNVSDIAAMGGEPKAFFFSLGVPKDIDENLLRRIAKGIREGSRRYKIRVISGDTNDVSEIVIDGGALGIGKRLLLRSNAKPGDVVCVTGELGRPLLALILWSKGEDIPREVLEKARDPQARVEEGKILSEVANATIDISDGLSKELWEISRASSVKIVIEEDALPIHPTVKELSHNPTEIALSSGEEFELIFTISPENIPDIPFDFTVIGKVEKGRGVYIKGKGEMPILGWEHFVGFGNAKR; this is encoded by the coding sequence ATGAAGGAAAGCGAGATAATAAGGGTATTCATGTCTGAAATAAAAGACAAGATACTTGGGGACGATGCAGGATACATTAAGTTCAATGAAGACTGGATACTAATAACAACGGATATGCTAGTTTGGAGGACAGACATCCCAGACTTTATGAAGCCCGAAGACGCGGGAAGAAAAGTAGTTACAATGAACGTCAGTGACATCGCAGCAATGGGAGGAGAGCCTAAGGCCTTCTTCTTTTCATTAGGTGTTCCCAAGGATATTGATGAAAATTTACTAAGGAGGATCGCTAAAGGAATCAGAGAAGGTAGTAGAAGATACAAAATTAGAGTCATTAGCGGGGACACTAACGATGTTAGCGAGATAGTAATAGATGGAGGAGCACTAGGAATAGGTAAAAGGCTATTGTTAAGGAGCAACGCAAAGCCAGGAGATGTTGTGTGCGTAACTGGTGAATTAGGGAGACCACTCTTGGCACTTATCCTTTGGTCAAAAGGTGAAGATATTCCAAGAGAAGTTCTTGAAAAAGCAAGAGATCCTCAAGCGAGAGTTGAAGAAGGGAAGATCCTATCGGAAGTAGCAAATGCTACCATCGATATTAGTGATGGCTTGTCCAAAGAGTTATGGGAGATTTCAAGGGCAAGTAGCGTGAAAATTGTTATAGAGGAAGATGCCCTGCCAATTCACCCAACGGTTAAGGAACTCTCACATAATCCCACGGAAATAGCCCTCTCAAGTGGTGAGGAATTTGAACTTATATTTACAATTTCTCCAGAGAACATTCCCGATATACCATTCGATTTTACGGTGATAGGGAAAGTAGAAAAAGGAAGAGGAGTTTACATTAAAGGAAAAGGAGAAATGCCAATCCTGGGCTGGGAACACTTTGTGGGGTTCGGAAATGCTAAGCGTTAG
- a CDS encoding RNA ligase partner protein: MIRFVLDTSIFVNPDVRKKFGETPTEAMKTFLSYAEKLFGKVEFYMPPGIYREVMHFVEEEEVSPELELYIIKKPPNVHDIKIPAFVVYELIEDIRRRVDKGLRVAEKAVRESVLDTENVDKVIQKLRRNYRKALREGILDSKEDFELILLAKELDGIIVSADVGILTWAEKMGIKWVDAFKFKEVLEELVEKFRSESEKERK; the protein is encoded by the coding sequence ATGATACGCTTCGTTCTCGACACCAGCATCTTTGTTAATCCCGATGTAAGGAAGAAGTTCGGTGAAACTCCTACGGAGGCTATGAAAACGTTTCTGAGTTACGCAGAGAAGCTCTTCGGAAAAGTAGAATTTTACATGCCCCCAGGAATTTACAGGGAGGTTATGCACTTCGTTGAGGAAGAAGAAGTTTCCCCAGAGTTAGAGCTCTACATAATAAAGAAGCCTCCAAACGTTCACGACATAAAGATACCAGCTTTCGTAGTGTACGAGCTAATAGAGGATATAAGAAGGAGGGTGGATAAAGGTTTGAGAGTTGCAGAAAAAGCTGTAAGGGAGAGCGTTCTGGACACGGAAAATGTTGACAAGGTAATACAAAAATTAAGGAGAAATTACAGGAAGGCCCTTAGAGAGGGAATTCTTGATAGTAAGGAGGACTTCGAATTGATTCTCCTCGCGAAAGAGCTCGATGGGATAATAGTTTCTGCAGATGTTGGAATACTAACATGGGCCGAGAAAATGGGAATAAAGTGGGTTGATGCATTTAAATTCAAGGAAGTGCTAGAAGAGCTCGTCGAGAAGTTTAGAAGTGAAAGTGAAAAGGAAAGGAAGTGA
- a CDS encoding 50S ribosomal protein L35ae codes for MRIKGVVLSYRRSKENQHTNVMIIKPLNVNSREEASKLIGRLVIWKSPSGKILKGKIVRVHGTRGAVRARFEKGLPGQALGDYVEIL; via the coding sequence ATGAGGATTAAGGGAGTTGTTTTAAGTTACAGGAGGAGCAAGGAAAATCAGCACACTAACGTCATGATTATTAAGCCTCTGAACGTTAACAGCAGGGAGGAAGCTTCAAAACTTATTGGTAGACTAGTCATTTGGAAGAGCCCGAGCGGCAAGATCCTTAAGGGCAAGATAGTTAGGGTTCATGGCACTAGGGGAGCTGTAAGGGCCAGATTTGAGAAGGGTCTTCCTGGGCAAGCTCTTGGTGACTACGTTGAGATTCTCTAA